The sequence ttctggtgttacgcagcacgtttgagcttcctcaagagccaatgaggttcattctggtgttacgtagcacgtttgagcttcatcaagagccaatgaggttcattctggtgttacgtagcacgtttgagcttcctcaagagccAATCAGGTTCATTCTGatgttatgcagcacatttgagcttcatcgagaaccaatgaggtttattctggtgttacgcagcacgtttgagcttcctcaagagccAATCAGGTTCATTCTGatgttatgcagcacatttgagcttcatcgagagccaatgaggtttattctcgtgttatgcagcacatttgagcttatGTTTATGTTCACTGATCAATATTTATCTGTGAATAAAAGGCTAAATTAAAtcagttcatcatataaagggatcaagtcttcagaaaatttttaacaaaccgctcaattcatatggattagttttataaCCATTTTGAAGTGGTTGTAGCATAGCTGTGAACAGATGAAGATGAGAAGTCTTAAAGCACAGAGAATTACCATTCACTAACATAGTAGGGGGAAATAGTTGGGTTGTTATCTGTGCtgtgttacaaacattcttccaaatatcttttgtgttcagcagaacaaagaaactcatacaggtttgaacaatttgaggttgagtaaatgatgacaattttaatttttgggtgaactatccctttaaggttttGGAACGAGatggggtgagtaaataatgacaattttcatttttgggtaaactaacccttgaAGTCATAACTTTTTTGTCTGATTCATAAAGAAATTTGATTGATCTCATTTGAATCTAGAAAATTAAGATTACTAACTGCTAGTTTTGGCCCCTCAAGCATGTATTAATGTTGCTTTCATGTTGATTttaatgtgtaaatgaaaaacATACAGTGATAAATATTAACTTCTGGTTTTTATCTAGTTTTATTTGTGTAGGccttttcactttttttgtcttattcttGAGATGAATGAGCTGCAGTACATATTGCCCTTATTTAATTCCTCAGtggtaataaattatttatttgaattatggagttttggttgactgacagtttttttttttttttaccagcatGTCTTGTCAAACAATTACTAACACAACTCAACTACATGTGGTATTAGCATGAACATTCTTCTTCAGGTTGACTACTACTGACACATTTAAAGTCAACTCTATTTCCCTTGTGGTGCAATAAGGAATTTTAAATGATTACAACAGGTCAACGCTTTCATTACACATTCTAGTAATCTACTGTTGTCTAGGATGAATAGAAATTGCTAAATGCCTAATTGCCAAAATCAATACATAAGAATGTCAATTTCAACAGTTTATTGTTCAAGATAAAATACCCAATAGATTACAGATTAAGCAATTTGGTACAAATCACATCTATTGTCACAGTACTACTGTTGGTCATAAATGCTTTTATACTGAATATGAACAttaatcataattatgattaaTGTTCAATGAATATGAACATAAGTAATCATGCAGCCAGAAAATATTACGCAGAGGTAGATATTTACCACAAACTGTCAGGCTCATATTACAATTGATGTAGCTTCAATGGGTGAGAGAAAAAgactttattttacaaatatattCTACAAGACAAAATAAACGTTAATGAATCATTTCTATTActaaaaaaatgattaaattaaAAGCAGTATACAAAAGTGAAATATTTACaaagtatataaaaaaagtcATACCGTGTATCATCAATTCATCAAGTTCACACAGCATCTATgccataatttaaataaaataagaagaAAACAATCAGAGGTAAAGTTCTTCAGGGCAAATTATTTGTGGTAAAATAAATGACTTACCAAATTAATTTCAGAAATAAATTCACTGTTTTACTCGCATGGAACACGTGAACCTTTGTTCTCAGGTTTCAAATGAATAGTGTACCCAGTCTTTGTTTGGAGGCACTGTGGAGCGAGGGTACACGTTTTTTGTGTCATATTCAAGGAGAAAATTATGCAATCGGTTATCAGTACGTCCTCCAACTGGGACTCAACACAGGTGCCTTGCAGACAATTATAGTGCATCTACTGTGTCAAACTATCAAGCCCCTTGGCAGAACTGGTCCTAGAAATTAACCCGATTTTCCTATTTTCCTCTGGGGAACAAAAACAAGGGGGAAAAAGTTACAGGTGAGCCATTATTGAGGCTTATTTTCCCCCTGCCATGATCTTGAGGTACTGAAGGGCATTGTGGGCAGCGCTGGCACGTGCCGCATCCAGGCTGGAGGCAAATCCGTGACAGACGGTAATCGGTTGCGTGGACAACTCCACCAGACACTGGTAAAGGCCGCTCAAACTGCGCTCCTCTGAATGAACAAATAAAGTCAAAATAATGGTCAATTTCTCAAAGACATCCAACTTCAGAATCTAAGCTACTGCTAAGTCTTCTTCTCGTTTTGCTTATTCACATGAGCAGAGTGGTTAGAGGTTTCAACATCTCATTAAAGCACCTAAATGATTTGACAGGCTGGttactgtgcgttcacaccgctgGTGGCGAGAGCGTCAAGGTgaccggaagtcattcattttcaatgggaccCGGCGGCGAGCACCGACGAGAGCGGCGCGGTGCGTCATGAACAATTTGGCCGTCaaggagagttgaaatcagctcaactttatggtaatgagctatgacgcggTTCGGCAGCAAACCAATTGGAATGTAGAAATGCTCCGCTtgcctgtaaactttggttctGACCACATACGTTCCCAAACAAAATGTAAGAGAAGTTAatcattgctgtgcgggtttcCCTATAATTTATGACGTGAATattcatagtgatgtgtaatttgttaagaaggCGCTCAACACTATTTTATAGGCACTAGAAACGACAATCAGCccatcaacatgcttgtttgctTTGCAGCCTCTTTAAatagagtttaaaaaaagaccaaGCATTCGATCTACGTCAGAGCCGCACCGCGTCCACAAAGCTTTCTACAGCGTCGTTGGCAGGGCGGCCAGAGCGAATTTTGACACGCTGGCAGCGGTGTAAACGCACGGTTAGACTAGCCTTGAATCTCACCTATGTCCAGGTAGCTGACGTCAAAGCGTTGCTCCTCGGAAAGTTCATGAAGGACAGAACAAAAATTGAAGTCATTGGAGTCGGGCTGGCCGAGAGGATGACAGCGCAACTGTAGGATTTTCTCCCCAGCTGAGTTCCGCAGAGAGTCCCACGTGCAGCCGAGACCTTTAGACTTCCCTCCCTCTAGTCTGCCGCCCATTTGCTGTTGAGAAACAGTTAAATTCTTAAAAACGCATTAAAATTGAGGATAAAGCATAATCTCCATTACTAAATAATGCACGTCTTACCGTACTGAAGGTGTCCTCTTCTGCTTCGGCCTCATGGCTACTACGCATGTCCACTGGTACATCATGGATACGAGAGAGCATCTTTGCTGCTGCATTTCTTTTAGCAAGCTTTTTTGATGTGCCACTACCTTCAAAACAATGTAACACAATTAAGACAACACATTTTGACAAAGAAACATAgaaacaaaatatattcaatccTTTGAATGGGTTGAATATTTAGAAATAACGACTATATAGACATAAAAAGATGTACGTACCTATCTCAACAAACCTCTCCACCCTGCAGGTCATTGTAAATTCTTTGCGGTGTGCAGGTCCAGATTCTTGAGTGACTGTGTACTCAGGTAAACGCCAGCCTTTCTGCACTACTAGTTCCTGCGGAAATTGCATTCTATTTTATGGCTGATTAgaatattatgtgtgtgtgtgtgtgtgtctatctatacaaaataaaatctaTCTTTataaaatctatctatctatctatctatctatctatctatctatctatctatctatctatctatctatcaatctgTGAAGTACAAAGCGCATACAAAATCTGCAGTTCAATACAGGATAACGATCTTTATCATGATCATGATCGCTCACCTGCAAAGCTCCAACtggattacactcagcttgttGTGTTGAATTGGATGATTTCATCTCTGACTGAGTGCTAAAACACAGT is a genomic window of Pseudorasbora parva isolate DD20220531a chromosome 12, ASM2467924v1, whole genome shotgun sequence containing:
- the tarbp2 gene encoding RISC-loading complex subunit tarbp2, giving the protein MNDEKSPDNGKRNSGYTSIEQMLAVNPGKTPISLLQEYGTRIGKTPVYDLLKAEGQAHQPNFTFRVSVGDISCTGQGPSKKAAKHKAAEAALKMLKGGMLAGIAGNGMEGEGFVGIDMEAECTQSEMKSSNSTQQAECNPVGALQELVVQKGWRLPEYTVTQESGPAHRKEFTMTCRVERFVEIGSGTSKKLAKRNAAAKMLSRIHDVPVDMRSSHEAEAEEDTFSTQMGGRLEGGKSKGLGCTWDSLRNSAGEKILQLRCHPLGQPDSNDFNFCSVLHELSEEQRFDVSYLDIEERSLSGLYQCLVELSTQPITVCHGFASSLDAARASAAHNALQYLKIMAGGK